In Aspergillus flavus chromosome 3, complete sequence, one genomic interval encodes:
- a CDS encoding general amino acid permease AGP2, translated as MVNSNSDPERAQGPVATSLHYGELSSLSADKLTRRMGVSMDIPEKNPAMNRSEESLDAGFNTLTKDGTHRFLKSRHIQLIGIGGTIGTALYVQIGQSLLNGGPASLFLAFTIWCSVILAITVCLAEMVVYLPVSSPFIHFAGRYVDEAFGVAAGWNFFVFEAVQVPFEITACSMIIHYWSDVVPTVAIIVIVLVLYAFLNVFAVNYYGEAEFWLALGKVLLSIGLIIFTFVAMLGGNPQKDRFGFRYWQEPGSFAEYYKTGDLGRWLGFLACLIKASFTIAGPDYVSMAAGETENPRKVLPKAYNGVFYRLTSFFVLGALCVGILVPYNDPTMVNAFEKDLPGAAASPYVIAMDRLGIPVLPHIVNAMVLGAAFSAGNSYVYCASRCLYGLALDNKAPRIFRKCTKNGVPIYCVGLVLLIALLAFLQVSNSASVVLNWFINLVTASQLINFSVVTFSYTRFRKALITQNVPRSSLPYQSLGQPYVAYAALVCTVVMAFVGGYEVFLPGKWDIPTFFFSYTMIGVFPIIFFGWKLWHKTQIRKPEEIDLKTGLDEIEEYERNHVPLPASNIFSRFADWIFG; from the exons ATGGTCAATTCCAATTCAGATCCTGAGCGTGCCCAGGGGCCTGTCGCAACTTCCCTCCACTATGGAGAACTTTCCTCTTTATCGGCGGACAAGCTGACGAGGCGGATGGGCGTTTCAATGGATATCCCTGAAAAGAACCCCGCGATGAACCGCAGTGAAGAGTCACTCGATGCCGGGTTCAACACACTTACCAAAGATGGCACGCATCGATTTCTTAAGTCACGTCATATCCAGTTGATCGGTATCGGAGGCACAATTGGTACAGCGCTTTACGTCCAGATTGGCCAAAGTCTGCTTAATGGTGGTCCCGCCAGTTTATTTCTGGCATTCACAATATG GTGCTCCGTCATTTTAGCTATAACTGTTT GTCTGGCTGAGATGGTTGTATACCTTCCCGTCTCCTCTCCTTTCATCCACTTTGCTGGCCGCTATGTCGACGAAGCCTTTGGGGTAGCAGCCGGCTGgaatttctttgtcttcgaAGCTGTGCAGGTGCCATTCGAAATCACCGCATGTAGTATGATCATCCACTACTGGAGCGATGTGGTACCAACAGTTGCAATCATAGTCATTGTGCTTGTGCTCTATGC ATTCCTGAATGTCTTCGCCGTAAACTATTACGGTGAAGCCGAGTTTTGGCTTGCTCTGGGAAAAGTCTTACTCAGTATAGGTCTGATAATTTTCACATTTGTTGCAATGTTGGGTGGCAATCCCCAAAAGGACCGATTTGGGTTTCGCTATTGGCAAGAGCCTGGTTCATTTGCAGAGTATTACAAAACGGGAGACCTTGGGCGATGGTTAGGATTTCTTGCTTGCTTGATCAAGGCGAGTTTTACCATTGCGGGTCCCGACTATGTGTCAATGGCCGCTGGAGAAACGGAGAATCCACGAAAGGTCTTGCCGAAAGCATACAATGGCGTCTTCTACCGACTCACGTCATTCTTCGTTCTAGGAGCCTTGTGCGTGGGTATTTTGGTCCCCTATAATGACCCGACCATGGTCAATGCATTCGAAAAGGACCTACCTGGCGCGGCTGCATCACCCTATGTCATTGCGATGGACAGACTGGGTATTCCGGTTCTACCGCATATTGTCAATGCCATGGTCCTCGGAGCCGCCTTCAGTGCAGGAAACAGCTACGTCTATTGCGCCAGCAGATGCCTGTATGGACTTGCGCTGGACAACAAAGCGCCGAGAATCTTCAGGAAATGCACGAAGAATGGCGTCCCCATCTACTGTGTGGGCCTTGTCCTGCTGATTGCGCTGCTTGCCTTCCTGCAAGTCTCCAACAGCGCATCGGTTGTGCTCAATTGGTTTATCAACCTG GTTACTGCATCGCAATTGATTAATTTCTCTGTCGTTACATTTTCCTATACCCGCTTCAGGAAGGCGCTCATCACGCAAAACGTTCCCCGCAGTTCTCTCCCGTATCAAAGTCTCGGTCAGCCTTACGTTGCATATGCGGCCCTGGTCTGTACGGTGGTCATGGCGTTTGTGGGTGGGTATGAAGTCTTTTTACCTGGAAAATGGGATATTCCcacctttttcttctcatacACCATGATTGGGGTATTCCCAATCATTTTCTTTGGGTGGAAGCTTTGGCACAAAACCCAGATTCGAAAACCTGAAGAAATTGATCTGAAGACCGGACTCGATGAAATTGAGGAGTATGAAAGAAATCATGTGCCGTTGCCTGCGAG CAATATATTCTCGAGGTTTGCCGATTGGATTTTCGGCTAA